A single window of Jaculus jaculus isolate mJacJac1 chromosome 14, mJacJac1.mat.Y.cur, whole genome shotgun sequence DNA harbors:
- the LOC105945071 gene encoding myeloid cell surface antigen CD33-like — MWVLLLSLLWTGKWTRLTSCSPLTTACEDNDEDYKLQVTSSVTVQEGLCVLVPCKFSYPSLDSWSQSVAGFWFWKEANTRHELPVATNSPHKAVQKITQGRFHLPRDLRNSNCSLDIRDARRRDSGSYFFRVEKGRVKWNYCGSPVTVQVTALNHTPHIDLPQTLDPGHPSNLTCSVPWACERGTPPIFSWMSAALISTGPRTSLSSMLTLTPRPQDHGTYLTCQVTFPGAGVTVERTIQLNVSSGNLGTKAVSGVVRGAIGGAGVVTLLSICFCLVVFIVKSHRKKTARIRMGTSYSSPAVQPASQGHKLDSKPYSPTEPPRSSEETSTMGMEQDLHYATLSFHSMRLQEDTSTEYSEIRTH, encoded by the exons ATGTGGGTGCTACTACTGTCCCTGCTCTGGACTGGTAAGTGGACACGCCTCACATCCTGCAGTCCTCTTACCACTGCGTGCGAGGACAATGACGAGGATTACAAGCTGCAGGTAACTAGCTCCGTGACGGTGCAGGAGGGCCTGTGTGTCCTTGTGCCCTGTAAATTCTCTTACCCCTCCTTGGACAGCTGGTCTCAGTCTGTCGCTGGCTTCTGGTTCTGGAAAGAGGCCAACACAAGACATGAGCTTCCAGTGGCCACAAACAGCCCACATAAAGCTGTGCAGAAGATCACCCAAGGCAGATTCCACCTCCCCAGGGACCTGAGGAATAGCAACTGCTCCCTGGACATCCGAGATGCACGGAGGCGTGACAGTGGTTCTTATTTCTTtcgggtggagaaaggaagagtgAAATGGAATTACTGTGGGAGCCCAGTGACTGTGCAGGTGACAG CCCTCAACCATACCCCCCACATCGACCTCCCACAGACTCTAGATCCtggtcatcccagcaacctgaccTGCTCAGTGCCCTGGGCCTGTGAGCGGGGGACACCCCCCATCTTCTCCTGGATGTCAGCTGCTCTCATCTCCACCGGCCCCAGGACCTCACTCTCCTCAATGCTGACCCTCACGCCCCGGCCCCAGGACCATGGCACCTACCTCACCTGTCAGGTGACCTTCCCTGGAGCTGGTGTGACTGTGGAGAGGACCATCCAGCTCAATGTCTCCT CAGGAAACCTGGGGACAAAAGCAGTTTCAGGAGTGGTTCGGGGTGCCATAGGGGGCGCTGGTGTCGTAACCCTGCTCTCCATCTGTTTCTGCCTGGTCGTCTTCAT AGTGAAGTCACACCGGAAGAAAACAGCCAGGATCAGAATGGGCACTAGCTACAGCTCCCCCGCCGTGCAGCCAGCCTCCCAG GGTCACAAGCTGGACTCTAAGCCTTACAGTCCCACTGAGCCCCCAAGGTCTTCAGAGGAAACCTCCACCATGGGGATGGAGCAGGACCTCCACTACGCCACCCTCAGTTTTCATAGCATGAGGCTTCAGGAGGACACCTCCACAGAGTACTCGGAGATCCGAACCCACTGA